CATTATCAAAGTTATGTTCACTCAAATAGTCTATAAATctgaagtattttttattcttcacGAAATATTATAAATCGTATACGCAATACTTCTGTACTTTTGCGCATATAAtgtctatatatgtatatgttataaaaatataaatatttttatgttaaaTAAGCGTTTAGCAATTAGTGCTTTATCGTAGTGATTTCAACTAGGATATACTTGTATCAAACATTCAATTTGCGAATAGCgcctttttattatattttttttttgtttcaattttaTCTTCGTCAACGATACAATTATTCATGtctttgataaaattattattgtatacacTGCGCATTAGGTTACTATTCACTCATGTTTGTTGTCTCTTAATTCCTGATgtgtgaaaattttaataaaaacttgCCAAAATCACACTTGCTTCAACATGATTTTAAATCAGCATGGAACTTACTCTATGTAGAAGATACCAATGATACAAGTTTAAACAGCGAATTTATGtaacaatataaatttattaacatgACAAAGTCAATTcgaaatatttagaaaaatctAATCCTATATCCTGTTCATCTCTTTACTTATATCTTGGCTTGATTCCTCCTTTACACTTTCCGCATATTTTTCAGGCTCCAAAACAGCCTCGCCCGAGAAATGGCACTTCTCTTCAATTTTATATACACATAGTGCCAATAGTTTGTCTGGTGCCCATTGACTGTACTCTGGGTCATTCATTATAACTTCGCGTGCAGCTTGGAGATCCAGTCTAAGATCATAAGAAaagcaatattaaaaaattaattatgagAGTTAAATTAAGTATGCtctgattatttaaaaaaatcttacTTATTATACAGAATCGCATAAATATGCTTTATGATGGCCTCTTTGGGATAAACTTCTTTTAAATAAACTAATGTTTCATAGTTCTGGACCAAAGGAGCATAAGCATAGCATGCATGCCTCCTTATTGGCTCTATTAATTCTTCTCCCTTTAAACCAAATTGTGATTGAAGAAAACTTCTTATGTTTAGCAAGTTCATCTTTTTCTTGGAAATCAATCTGAAAATGAGCattattttcttataaattaagaattttacatatataattcaattattaaaaagaaatgttAAAACCTAACATTTCTAAGTAGTTATGAAAAGTGGTCAGGGTATAAATAGTGGCAAAtttgagatttttttcttgaagATAACGAATTCTTGGAAGAATTATATGATAATCTCGCACCAACACCAAAAATCTTGGATGTGTCTGATAAACTAGTGTGAATGGGTTTGATAAAATATGTTCCACTCTCCTCTTGAATTCAGCAGAGCTAAGgtgaaaaatttgatagcaaCTTTGAATCATTTGTGGCGTTATATTGTACTGCTTGAAATAATACAACAAAGTTCTGAGATCATCtaaatcataataaaaaagttttggaTATCGTAACAAAGTTTTGTTAGGAAGATTAAAGCTTTTAATCATATCAATGACACTTAAGGCATTTTCAGGATGAAGGCtgaatatatatttgttttttatcaTCTGcaaattaagtaaaaaaacaTGCATTatctactattattattactatttatataaaagttttAGTAAAGCTTACAAATAGTAAGTCTTACCAAGGATACAGGAAATGGCATATCTCTGACAATtttcaatgtttttttgaCTAATCTGAAACTATTATACAATACTGGAGTATACTTTTTGTATGATATACGTTTTACTTGAACTTCATCTAGATCCAGTTCAGTTTTAAGATAGTATGCAAAGCAGATGGCGTAGTACTGTTTCATTGTCATACTTTCGTTCAAGTGATCAATGGCTTGACTACTGATATTTGGATTTTCAGTATATGATAATAAGTTTTGAGCTATGTTAAAATCAGGATCAATTGCAAAATTGGCTTTAAACCTATCTACCGGTAAATACATTCCTTtgataaaactaaaaataaaagcatcattattatattaatttaaaaaattttctgattgtatgaaatttaaatataggatttcaaaaaaatcataatgtACTTTACGATGCAACTAATTGTTATCTTGGGTACTCCCAACTCTTGCAAGAGCATTATCCTTCTCTCAATTGTATAAGTCGTTTCTACAAAGATACTTTTATGAGTATTCAGCTCATTCATATCCACCTCGAATCTCTTGAAAACAAAGATTTTCTTGTTATAAAATCAATCACCTTTAAATTTTTACGATTGCATCTTACCTCTAAAAGAAGTCTCACAGCTGAAACATGAGAGTCTTTGACCCTTACATTAACTCGATTCCTTGGCTCcttactattatttttcttcaatatCTTATTTGGCTGAAAAGGCCTCTTAAACTGAAAACCTTCGTAACTTGACATTACTGTTCGATGATTTTTCACAAATACCAGCGGTATTTGCATTGGAATTGCACATAGAGTGCATCTATTCATCAACACCATTCTCTTTAACATTGTGTTCACgtgtttcagaaatattaacACAACCAGACACGTAAATTGTTGTTACCGCGAGATTTAGTAAACGTGTTGCAGCGGTATTTCGACATTGTTAACGAAATaaaaatcagtagtgttcaTATCGCAAAAAGTCTTGATTGTTGCCTTTGTTACTAGAGCATATTTATTTTAGCTGACGTTGTATGTACGATTGTTCGCACGAATATATTTGTGTTTATGATAATGTATTACACACGTTTTGCCGATTCTAAGGTTAGGatttcaaatataaatatatggaTTTATAGTATAGGACGAGCCGCAAACAGATGTCGGATATGTGCAATTACAATGTTGCCATACTGCTCTATAATCTATGCTTGTATCACGATATAGTGCTTTTCGTTAGTTTTACATTAGCTTTAAATTATACGATGGGcgatttataaataaagcaaAAGTTCATTCATCTAATCAAATTACAAGTAATCGTAAACTTATAGGACCTGCAAATGTACAATGGGATACAGCttgttaaagaaaaaaaataataaaccattACAGAATTCAAACCTACCGCCAAAAATTCACAGCTGACAACAtcgcatattatatatatatatacactgcacACATCCAATATATACCATTCGCATcgcgatttttattattctataTTCTATATAGGTATCTTCTTCGCGCGGCGAGGAGCCTTTGTTGGTACTTTGACAACGGTGTCACTGCGGCCGACGCGCACAATATCTTCGCCTTTGTTCATAAATTTTGTCTATATTTGTCAGGATCACGATGTGTCTGTCGAGGATCATCCGGTGTCGCATCCGGTGAAGACGATTTGTAAAACAGTAAGCCAGCAGTAGACAATGGCGCAGTCAATCTTCGATGCTCTGTCGGGTATGTGTTTTTGTTTGTTGTTGTCGTCATTTGGGGGTTAATCGCGGGCCGacttataaatgaaagaatttcaagaactTCGATTGATGGAGTTGAttgagaataataaaatttaattatggGGTGCAGGTCTATTGAGGTTTGCAATAAGCATAAGTTTGAGAGGTTAGTGTTTACATTTGAGGGAAGAACGTTACATCACTTGTTTACAGTGTCAGTTGATTACGAAATTGTCAACATACGTAGATGCTGTTCTTTTGCTTTCAATTACATAATAATCAGGTATCTGTCTTTTGTCTTCTTGCAGGTGTTTCTTTGGACGGCTCGACAGTTCAATCTCTATTAGAGTCTCAGACACTGATCAGCGAAGTTGAGCAGTCAGGTATTACATGCTTTGTAAGGTCACTCTGTACAATTACAAAGTTTACTGATTGTTGACGTTATGCTTTTCGCAGCAATAGATCAAGATGAAGAGGATATATTTCAATGCGGCAAGTGCAAAAGCCAGTTCACATCGTTGCACTTGTTTGTACTTCACAAAAGAGAGCATACTAAGGTTCAGGAGCAAACTGTAGATTTAAGTCAATATTTAGTGAGCAATGACAGCCCTGTTGTTCAGACTGATGATAACTGCCAAGATGGTACTCAGTACAATCCTGAGGATGATTTTGATCAGACTCATCAACTTGGGGAGCCAATCATTTTGGAGGAGAATGATATACTTTTCAGGTAAGTACAAACAAGGattattttgtattcaaaCTTAAGCAAAGGTGTAAACAAATTGTATTCCCTAGCATGGACCAGGAAGGTGCTAGCTACTTAACGTCTGACTCAAGCTTTAATGTACCCATAATTTTAAGCACTGATGGATTAGAGTCTTTTGCTAATTCCTCTATCACAGGAACTGATGATGATCCTTTGAATGAAGAAGTGAATGAGATACAAGCTTTAAGAAATGATATTCATCAGAGTCTAGAAGAAAGTGATCTGCAGGATTCCATGAACCTTGATGTTCCACAAGCTGACAATCCTGTTGAGAATCTAGaacaagaaaataaatctggacaagtacaaaatttaaaggtatgtaataaaatctaataattCTTGATAAATACTTAGTTTTTTCGTTTCTAACATGTGCATTTGTCATACAGTACAAGTGCAGCTACTGCCATAAGCAATTTGCCAAAAAGTTTTACTGGCAGCAACACGAGCGTTCTCACACGGGTGAAAAGCCATATCAATGCGTAGTATGTGGTCGCCCATTCGCCCAAAAGTCCAATGTGAAGAAGCACATGTCTTCGCACAAAGTCTGGCCAGGCACAGCAATACACTCTCTACCTCCagaggtatatcaaatatttttacctgcagttttattgtttaaccaaAAGAGTGCAAACCTAACTTTCAACACGTTCTTAGGCACCTGCGGATGGCAGCATTGAACGCTCATACCACTGCCAGTTCTGCAAGGAGATGTTTGACTCGTACAAGGCTCTCAAAGGCCACCTTATAGTCTCTCATCTGACTCTTAAAGTGTACAAGTGTGTGCAGTACGGTTGTGGCTCGATGTTTGCCGAACTTGAGGATTTCTTGGAGCACACACGCAGTCACAAACGCTCAGAATACCGCTGTCACGTTTGCGCTGAAGCTTTTAGCACACTTACAGACCTTGGGTTGCACCAATACACCCACTCTGTCCAGAAACAGAAGACAACTGAAAAGTGATAATCATTACATTTTTGTttgctataattatttctGAATTGATAATGTTCTAAATCTTTAAATCATTTTAGGTACTACTGCTGTTCTATTTGCAAGTCGTCTTTCTCAAATCTGGAGGCCTTGCAACATCATACGGAAACGACGACCCATGATTATGCCTGCCCGCACTGCGGCAAGAGCTTCCTTATCGAGAGGTTTCTACGTAGGCATTTAAAGACTCATGCCTCTTCCGCTCGTTTTGCTTGCGAGGATTGCGGAAAAGCTTTTAAGACCGAACAATATCTTGCCAATCACAAGCTCATACATAGCGAGGACACGCCCTTCCTATGTCCAGTAAGCATTTAAATTACCAATATTTTGAACTTTAAGACTTGATATGCGGTGTCTGGCTAAACCGCAAATGTTTCTACTTAAAGTATCAGTTTATTTTCTATTCTTATCATTTATATTTTGCAATACAACATTTGTTTTCACTACGATTGTTTAAAACATTATGTACCAAATCAACACATAATTATACactattaaattttgtttcttAGAACTGCCCAGCGCGCTTCAAGCGTAAAGACCGCCTAGGCCGACACATGCTTATACACGATCTCACGAAACGACTCAAATGCCCGTTCCGTGGACACCTGGGCTGCATGCGCGAGTTTTCGCGACCAGATAAGCTTAAACGCCACCTTCTCACTCATAGTGGACACAGTGCCAATAGCGGAACTGTTGGAGGTAACAACCATAACTCTACGAACGGGGCAGTCAGTGGAAGCAGCAAGAGATTCAGCTGCTTGCATTGCAACAGACATTTCCACAGGGCTCAAGCACTTAAGCATCATGAGCTTAGCAAACATGCGCTCAAGTGCGATCTTTGTTCGCACGTtagtatatttttcatatttttgcCAGTTACTATTTATATATAGCAAGCAAGAAAGATAAATAAACTTATAGATATTATTTGATAGTTTACTATTGAtggttaaaaagaaaaataaataaattaaataataatcaattaatatattaaacataataataatacactgagTAAAAAGTCGTTAACTGTTTTCAGGCATTCAAAACAAAAGATCAGCTGCTGACGCACAACTGCGAGCAAACAACAGAGTCAAAAAAGCACATTAGCTCGCAGCTGCCGAAGAAGGCCTCCGGGTCGTTTAAGCCACGGAGGCCGACCCCCAAGCGACAGGTTTCCTCTAAAACTACCACTActactaataataatttaagtaCTACTGATAAAGATAAGGATAAGTTAAAGGCTGATGAAATGCAGAAAAaggtattatttatttctttatgaAGAATAATTATCGTAGATAGAACACATAAATAGTGCATAACAATTTCATTGCAATTTCAGACTGTCTCTGAGACACTAAAGCTGAACAATCGAGAGGAAGAGTTTGAAATGAAAATAGAGTGTTTAGATCTGGATCTGGATATGAGCAACGACAGTTCATTAACTCTAGATTCTTAAAAAGCAGATTAATCCATTTTGGATTTCTCTTTTGTCGGCCGTAATAATCAATAtatatggaaaaaaaaaacaaagcaaaTCATGAGTGGAACAAAAATGAATGAAATCTGTAGACTGACTGTTTTATCATGTCTACAAGGCGCATacagcattttttaaaaaaaatttagcatAAAGCATATGGTATTTTGTAGTTTACGTATCTGTGATAATTGTATTATAAACTGTAACAATATAAGTAACTTATATACCaatattgttttgattttattg
The sequence above is drawn from the Nasonia vitripennis strain AsymCx chromosome 4, Nvit_psr_1.1, whole genome shotgun sequence genome and encodes:
- the LOC100117113 gene encoding zinc finger protein 341; this translates as MAQSIFDALSGVSLDGSTVQSLLESQTLISEVEQSAIDQDEEDIFQCGKCKSQFTSLHLFVLHKREHTKVQEQTVDLSQYLVSNDSPVVQTDDNCQDGTQYNPEDDFDQTHQLGEPIILEENDILFSMDQEGASYLTSDSSFNVPIILSTDGLESFANSSITGTDDDPLNEEVNEIQALRNDIHQSLEESDLQDSMNLDVPQADNPVENLEQENKSGQVQNLKYKCSYCHKQFAKKFYWQQHERSHTGEKPYQCVVCGRPFAQKSNVKKHMSSHKVWPGTAIHSLPPEAPADGSIERSYHCQFCKEMFDSYKALKGHLIVSHLTLKVYKCVQYGCGSMFAELEDFLEHTRSHKRSEYRCHVCAEAFSTLTDLGLHQYTHSVQKQKTTEKYYCCSICKSSFSNLEALQHHTETTTHDYACPHCGKSFLIERFLRRHLKTHASSARFACEDCGKAFKTEQYLANHKLIHSEDTPFLCPNCPARFKRKDRLGRHMLIHDLTKRLKCPFRGHLGCMREFSRPDKLKRHLLTHSGHSANSGTVGGNNHNSTNGAVSGSSKRFSCLHCNRHFHRAQALKHHELSKHALKCDLCSHAFKTKDQLLTHNCEQTTESKKHISSQLPKKASGSFKPRRPTPKRQVSSKTTTTTNNNLSTTDKDKDKLKADEMQKKTVSETLKLNNREEEFEMKIECLDLDLDMSNDSSLTLDS
- the LOC100117152 gene encoding uncharacterized protein LOC100117152; this encodes MLKRMVLMNRCTLCAIPMQIPLVFVKNHRTVMSSYEGFQFKRPFQPNKILKKNNSKEPRNRVNVRVKDSHVSAVRLLLERFEVDMNELNTHKSIFVETTYTIERRIMLLQELGVPKITISCIVNFIKGMYLPVDRFKANFAIDPDFNIAQNLLSYTENPNISSQAIDHLNESMTMKQYYAICFAYYLKTELDLDEVQVKRISYKKYTPVLYNSFRLVKKTLKIVRDMPFPVSLMIKNKYIFSLHPENALSVIDMIKSFNLPNKTLLRYPKLFYYDLDDLRTLLYYFKQYNITPQMIQSCYQIFHLSSAEFKRRVEHILSNPFTLVYQTHPRFLVLVRDYHIILPRIRYLQEKNLKFATIYTLTTFHNYLEILISKKKMNLLNIRSFLQSQFGLKGEELIEPIRRHACYAYAPLVQNYETLVYLKEVYPKEAIIKHIYAILYNKLDLQAAREVIMNDPEYSQWAPDKLLALCVYKIEEKCHFSGEAVLEPEKYAESVKEESSQDISKEMNRI